The sequence TAGTCATTTTATTTCTATCTTTCCATACATAACCGAAGAATGGAAAAGATTCTTCAAGAGTCTCGGGTCCAAGAAGCGCATGATAAATACCACCAAAGCCTAAGACTGCAGAGGAAATTAAGTGAAGTACTCCAGATACAAAGTATGGAAAGGTGTCCATAACCTCTCCCCCCGGACCTACCCCCCAACCTAGAGTAGCTAGGTGCGGAAGTAAAATCAATCCTTGTTCATACATGGGTTTCTCTGGTACGAAATGAGCCACTTCAAATAGGTTCATTGCCCCGGCCCAGAATACGATTAATCCGGCATGGGCTACGTGAGCTCCAAGTAGTTTACCGGACAAATTTATAAGTCTGGCATTCCCGGCCCACCAAGCGAAACCGGTGGTTTCTTGGTCACGACCAGCTAAAGCTAAAGTTCCATTAAAGAGCGTTTCCACGTGGTAGAACCTCCTCAGGGAATATAAGGTTTTCATGAGGCTGATCCTGAGCCGCCATCCAAGCACGAATACCttcgtttaagagaatatttttggTGTAGAAAGTCTCAAATTCAGGATCTTCCGCTGCACGGATTTCTTGGGAAACGAAGTCATAGGCACGTAGATTCAGAGCCAGACCGACTACCCCAATAGCACTCATCCATAAACCAGTTACGGGTACAAATAGCATAAAGAAATGTAACCAACGTTTATTGGAAAAAGCAACCCCAAAGATTTGGGACCAAAAACGGTTAGCAGTGACCATTGAATAAGTCTCTTCGGCTTGAGTTGGGTTAAAAGCACGAAATGTATTTGCACCGTCACCATCTTCGAATAAAGTATTTTCTACGGTAGCACCATGAATAGCGCATAGCAGAGCAGCGCCTAATACTCCGGCAACTCCCATCATATGAAATGGGTTCAACGTCCAATTATGAAACCcttggaagaagaggatgaatcGAAATATGGCTGCTACGCCAAAACTAGGTGCAAAGAACCAACCAGATTGACCCAGTGGATAAATCAAGAATACTGAAACAAAAACAGCAATTGGAGCAGAGAATGCGATTGCATTATAAGGTCGCAATTGAACAGATCGAGCAAGTTCGAATTGACGTAACATGAAACCTATTAGTGCGAAAGCACCATGGAGAGCAACAAAAGTCCACAGACCGCCTAATTGACACCAACGAGTAAAATCTCCTTGTGCTTCAGGACCCCATAGTAGCAACAAAGAATGTGCTAAACTATTCGCAGGAGTGGAAACTGCAGCGGTTAAGAAATTGCAACCTTCCAAATAGGAACTCGCCAATCCATGGGTATACCATGAAGTTACAAAAGTTGTACCTGTAAACCAACCTCCTAAAGCGAAATAAGCACAAGGAAAGAGCAATAGGCCGGACCAACCTACAAAAACGAAACGGTCCCTCCGTAACCAATCATCCATAATATCAAAtagatcattttcttctttggtaAATTTACCAAGGGTTATAGTCATAGCGATCCTCCTATTTAACTACTTCAACCATTTCCGAACACCTCATATCATTTCCAAGGCATACGATAGTTCGATTATCTGTGGACGATTTCTCGTTCCATGCCCCTTACAATGGGTTTCGAAGATACAaattcttcttttctattgggccACAAACCAATCTAAGTAAATAAATCCACGAGCTCGATTCGATTAGTCTTTATACCTTATCTTATACTTATCTTATAACTTatactatataaaataaattaagtatTTGAACCCGGAATTGTCCTATGACTCATATTACAGTTACAGAGTATATCTTTTAACgggtcaaacaaacaaaaaaaagaaaattcactgtTTTTTCCTGCCCCTAaactagattaaatatttaaataatggtaGACTGGAAATGAAAGTAAAGTCCCTTTCTCGCATTCGTTCTCTATTGCATTGGCGGAAGAACAAAACAATATctgattctgaaatcaaggaaagatattgaaaaatatattttcgaaataaacttttatatgtaGCGGAAAAGAATATCGATTTATTCCCATGGAGCATTCAGTAAGAAGAAGATTCATTAAATCGGAAATATCGACAAATTCCTGACTTGCGTGGtctaaggaaataaaaaaatccgcTTGTACAATTTCATCTATATCGAATTTTAATATCAGAATAGCCGATATAGTCGTCATTCAATGGGTTAGGTCCACTTACTTTTTCTTGATTTAGAATTTGATGCTGGGTTTGATAAAAACAATGGAGAAGTAAGAATACTTTGGTTTGGCGATTCATAATAGCGATTGGACATCTAGAATATTCCTGTCCAAAAACAAAAATTTGAATAATTAGACATGAAGAGGACTACTTTGTCAGTACAGAGTAGACTAGTTCTAATAACTacaattattcattattatttatactaataataatgaataatgttTCACTTTTTAACTATAACTCGTAATAATCAGAAGTCATTATAATGGTGGTTACCCTTttctttttagaaataaaaagaaatctctaTTCTCCACCGAAAAACAAAGACTCAAACTTTAGTTTAGTGGAAAAAGCCCCTTATCGGATTTGAACCGATGACTTACGCCTTACCATGGCGTTACTCTACCACTGAGTTAAAAGGGCTTGTTTTATTCGATTCATGAATTATAGCCTTTTTCCATTATGAGTCTACTGCATAATATATGtacatgatatatacatatatgcacataatatatacatagttcatttaggagcaatcaatttgatttaccccccaaaagtaaaaagtgggcaaattttttatttttttttttgataaaaataatgcagTGAATTGTTTCAAGACCGACCCCGCTTGTTTACCTTTACTGACTCATCAAAACAAGATTCACTTGATTGATACATGTACCAATCTGACATCGACATAGATTCGATAgattttcttgaatcatgtgatgagGGTATTCGTACCCTGAACcgaattcttataaaaaaataaaaaagaaaaaaggaaaatttctATCGTTTTTTAATTTTCTGACTTAATGTGAGATAGTGATAGGCATATTTTATCTGAACAATGAACGAAGCAatgagttaagttaaaattaatgagttaaaattgaagaaaagaaattAAGTGGGGTTCTACCCCCTTTTCTGTTCTGTCGGACCAATCACTGCCTGAACTGACGGAGTCCTGTACCTCCTTTCGCTATATAAAATAGTATGGGATGGTTCATTCATGAACCatcaaatccaaaacaaaattCTATGGAATCATAACATAAAAGTAGAAAAGAGTGTTCAGATCTAGTCATATCATTAGATTATATTGACAATTCCAAAAAACTACTCATACTATCATCATAGTATGATGACAGTTGGGCGGATATGCCCCTATCGTCTAGTGGTTCAGGACATCTCTCTTTCAAGGAGGCAGCGGGGATTCGACTTCCCCTGGGGGTACTACGAAAGGAAGTTGATCATGGATTATCAATAAGCCTAGAAGGAATTCTTCCTGGGTCGATGCCCGAGCGGTTAATGGGGACGGACTGTAAATTCGTTGGCGATATGTCTACGCTGGTTCAAATCCAGCTCGGCCCAAAAATTCGCCGctccatgaatatgatataaccaatgatataaccaatttgtcccccagaaacaaaaatacctgatccgtaaaagagaaagagtccatttttgtttctctatccatgtttttctcattcgtTCTGATCTTTTCTTTCTAACGATCTAGATTCATAATACTTAATCAAAGCAAAGATTATGAAAGGAAAAAATCGTTTTTTTCTCAATGAAAGGTTGATTATCTATTTttggcaataaaataaaataaacacaggTTACTAGTAATCCGTGTCACTTTCACTATAGTCCATATCTATGTGTTCTATGTGTATATGATATCAGTTAGTATATCATTCGTGTCTCTGTTACAACGCGACGAAGAAAATgttttttctgaaaccattaagaATATGTATACCATACACCTCGCTGGGATTGTAGTTCAATTGGTCAGAGCACCGCCCTGTCAAGGCGGAAGCTGCGGGTTCGAGCCCCGTCAGTCCCGAACTAGGATCCGACCGATGAATGGAGAAATGAATTTATCTATTTTCCGTGAAAAAGGAGACAGGGGGCAAGATCTAATCCCCAGTGGAGatccttatttcttttgtttttcatttcgCATTTATCATCAGACAAATACAGGAATTTCCATTTCTTCCACTAGTGCCGAGTGATAAGGGGAGAGACATAACATATATAGATTCGTACAATCGGTGGTATtcctatatttagtattttaagaGATACTCGTCTGACTTTCTTTTTCGATTTTCTTGATAAATGAAATAGAATAGAGTGCTCCTATTTTTACCGAGAGTACATACGCAAATTGTATTCGTTTATTGTACAATACATAATGAACTTAACATAATTACCTCGACAGAGTACTTGTCAGGTTAAACGACAACCCTTTTAGCTTCGACTTTGTTTGTGTATCCTCAATGACTAATTGGAAACAATCTATCTCATTCTCATTTAAATTGCACACTGAATTTTTGATGTATGCCTTCCAGTCCCAATCGAAGAAAGAGAtactaatcaaataaaagaaaagaccaaGCAACGTTTCCTTTTTATTAAAATTTGTTGGGAATTATATTAGATCTTTTATACTTAACCCGTCCTTTTTCCATCTCACTTCTACTCTTTGGATCTGTGTGTGATTCATAGAATACCAGTCATATAATACCTCATAATTGTATGTACATAAATTGTATGTAATAAAGTATAACGAAGGAGGAGTATATAAGGAAGACGGTAGGGgttatttatagaaaagaaaaagtggaaaaggatgaaaaattcaatgggattctttattggatcaggaatccatttcagatttagtatggataaaggatcttcctatgttatactattcaattctcgacgatgaatcgatttgatagatcagatattgttattcataatattgatccgattcagtatcatcaggatgcaattcatcccattgaatttacaGGAATCAAATTTCTCATCTCTATGGGATTAGATCCCGAGTTATTGCGAAGTAAAAAAAACAATGAGATTATGGAAGTAAATATTCTCGCATTTATTGCTACTGCACTGTTCATTCTAGTTCCTACTGCCTTTTTACTTATCATCTACGTAAAAAACAGTCAGTCAAAATGATTAATTTGACTGAAACTTGATTTATTAGTTCTTATCAATGATTGAATAAATGAAAGAAACGGATTCAAACTCCAAGTCTTAAATGAAAATGATCTGTCTGGAATCATAAGTATCTGAGATAATAAGTATCTGAGATAGTAGTATCTGAGCCGAGATAGTATGGTATAGTATTTATTATCCtattaatgattttcatagaaagttgtactgtatacagatataggcttttatatagagaaagcctatatctaggtcaatatacaatatgtatgtacatagattagatgtatatctaaatagtacatcaaaataacagtccaattctattatttttttggctacatttacttgtgtggatttcgatcaattcaaaataattgaagaccaactcttctaattcctggctttcttagaatttatatatatataggtataggtcccgagatctatcaaaggaatcaatggagcaagacaaaaagagtatgggcatattctactataaattaaataaaaaaaaagataaaagaaaacgaaaccaaagaaaagaatctttttctttttttagatttcccatctcaagaagtcattgcttgatctattaacagatgatctgcggagttctattccatgataacttcttcagatttgaaaaagaagtagattaatagagtagaccttcccaatttttttatgcttaaacatgacatgagatgagtcaaaaaaaagcataaaaaaaatctctaggagtctaaaaaaaaggtgaaatgcGCGATATGTGGATCGCTCAACGGGAAGAAAGATCTAATCTTATTATGTGTAGAACCTCTTTGGGACAACAACTAGTCATTTCCAATAGAAAGTATGTATTGTCGTAATCTAATATAATTAGAATAGCGGAACGGCTTTCTCTTCTCTTAGAACAGTAAAAGTAAAGaaagagggaaacaaataaagaaaaaaagaaaaaaccaatttcagattttttctttttgtaatatcCATAATTCTGGTAAGAGCTGGTTTATCAAAATAGAATATTTAGGAAGAATTCGGTTGGAAAAAATTTCCTATCATGCGTAGATTTAGGTTTCGAAATACAACTATAGTAATCATTCATTCTTTGATCGAATGGTTATTATTCattattgtattttcttattcattACTGTATTTCAGTATAATTTTGAAACAGAGACATTCTTTTTTTAAAGCTTTGCAAAACGATCAATTAAACAATTGATAGAATTCAATTACTCAATCGATTACTCGATTAGTAGTACCCCTAGAGTCCACTCCTTCCCCATACTACGAGTGAGAGGGAAAAATGTAAAGACTACCATTAAAGCAGGCCCAAGCGAGACTTACTATATCCATATAAATTATGTCTCCTATCTCTATGAAGGAATTATtccattattgatcaataatcatagtggaatcaatggcgcagagtcaaaatggaattctgacttaacttaaggctattgatgaaccaatccaatgaatctactcgtaacaagattataagatttcttggtagaatcgggaagcattaagcataaatacaatacacacaccttttctcggaaaatgaaataacaaaggaatactcctatcccaatggaacatgtaggagtactaagacctattgtttgttaccctttttcataagcaaaagacatcaaaatataccatcaagatagataactatctatcagatacctctatttcctatttgatctaagccttactgtttttttttgtgaaagaatggggagacaccatcaccagtattacatacattcttttcttttttttcgtaATCCCCCTATCTTACACGGGCAAAGAAATTCCTACACGGgcaaagaaatttttttgtttcttcaactTTTACTTTTACTCTTTACTCAATAAGAGCCGACCAACTATCCTGATTGAATGTTTGAGTACTCAGAGACTCTCGTGAGTCTGGATACAAAGTATCTTCAGTCCTTTCCACAACTTCTAAATTGATTTCCCATCAGCCTATCCAATCGAATTCCAGACAGAGTCAGTAGACACAACGGTGGTAGTGTAAAATAATtaggaatttcttgatagtctttcgtacaatctcttcttcaatcctagtagcaaaaatggagtgtcctttaggaacctttggataccaagatttccgacctcttactttcgtagttttgaatcccagaatttactttcactatttatttattctacttataaaataaatgtccgaaccaatcataatcatattaaaatcataatcatattaataagtaaggcttacttcatccctatttgtaccggtttgggccacacccaaagcccggattttttagaaaaaaattgactttctttaaaaaaattgactttctttatagaactacagattctaaaaataaagtatcgataggccttatccttttgcctctccttctccggggacagaaattcgtcgagttaaatcagcagaataagaaatcccaagttttttgttgatcagggcgacacccagatttgaactggggataaaggatttgcagtcccccgccttaccacttggccatgtcgccaaaccaaattcgatccaaataagataaaaaatagatttctggtcaaagactgaaaaattcagggcaaattggaaaccattaactatttgttttgttgttttgaattagcgaaaggttcttcaatttgtatctcaaattgttgcgtttccttaatggcataacaaaatcaaattgatttatgactaattcagtatcaattattttcaataatcaatcttttttcaatttcaattataacaatataaattataacaatatatatgtgtatatgtaaacctcaaaaacagaaattgttacacagataccgctcttatgtacatatcccatatccctatagagaatcgtcgtgccttcttttttcatttttctatATGCAATAGAAAAAATAGGAATTATGATATTAGTGCGACCTGACTTCTGTTTGCCACAAGTGAAATTACGATAAAAGATGTGATATGCGGACAGGTAGATAGCTATATTGGCATGCACTTAATAAATATTACTCCTATTACGCAATTCAATCATATTCTATATATTCTACTAGCAAAAAAATAATTCGAAATTTTTTTTGAACATGAAATGAAACTCaaataaaattaagtatgctaaaaagggaaactctatattgttcctgttgtacctgtcgcaaattcgaacttgcgtcgaaaatgctcttcattcctctgtctcatttccgttcatacgtatgaaatacatatatggtatatggagttggctaaaatttcatgtgattcagtaaacagaaatatacattccatcattgctagatcgatccgtatggttcgataaatagtgagctaataatgggatttttcaataaacaggaaacttaagattaagatgctccggaatgatggaaatgagggaatgtccacaatacctggatttagtcagatccaatttgagggattttgtaggttcattaatgagggcttgacggaagaatttcataagtttccaaaaattgaagatacagatcaagaaattgaatttaaattatttgtggaaagatatcaattggtagAACCCTTGATAAACGAAAGAGATGCTGTGTATGAATCACTCACATATTCTTCTGAATTATATGTACCCGCGGGATTAATTTGGAAAACCGGTAGAGATATGCAAGAACAAACCGTTTTTTATTGGAAACATTCCCCTTAATGAATTCCCTGGGAACCTTTATAGTAAATGGAATATACAGAATTGTGATCAATCAAATATTGCAAAGTCCTGGTATTTACTACCGTTCAGAATTGGACCATAACGGAATTTCTGTCTATACCAGCACAATAATATCAGATTGGGGAGGAAGATCGGAATTAGAAAATTGATAGAAAAGCAAGGATATGGGCCCGTGTAAGTAGGAAACAAAAAATATCTATTCTAATTCTATCATCAGCTATGGGTTCGAATCTAAGAGAAATTCTAGATAATGTTTTGTTACCCTGAAATTTTCTTGTCTTTCCCCGAAtgataaggagaaaaaaaagattgggtcaaaagaaaatgctattttgGAATTTTATCAACAATTTGCTTGTGTAGGCGGGGGATCCGGTATTTTTCTGAGTCTTTATGTAAAGAATTACAAAAGAAATTTTTTCAACAAAGATGTGAATtaggaaggattggtcgacgaaaTATGAACCGGAGACTGAATCTTGATATACCTCAGAACAATACATTTTTATTACCACGAGATGTATTGGCTGCTGCGGATCATTTGATCGGAATTAAATTTGGAATGGGTACACTTGACGATATGAATCACTTGAAAAATAAACGGATTCGTTTCTATAGCGGATCTGTTACAGGATCAATTCGGACTGGCTCTTGTTCGTTTAGAAAATGCGGTTCGAGGAACTATATGTGGAGCAATTCGGCATAAATTGATACCGACTCCTCAAAATTTGGTAACTTCAACTTCATTAACAACCACTTATGAATCGTTTTTTGGCCTACATCCTTTATCTCAAGTTTTGGATCGAACTAATCCATTGACACAAATCGTTCATGGGCGAAAATTGAGTTATTTGGGTCCTGGAGGATTGACGGGGCGAACTGCTAGTTTTCGGATACGAGATATTCATCCTAGCCACTATGGACGTATTTGTCCAATTGACACGTCCGAAGGAATCAATGTTGGACTTATTGGATCCTTAGCCATTCATGTGAGGATTGGCCATTGGGGATCTATAGAGAGTCCATTTTATGAAATATCTGAAAGATCAAAAGAGGCACAGATAGTTTATTTATCACCAAATAGAGATGAATATTATATGGTAGCAGCGGGAAATTCTTTGGCCTTGAATCGGGGTATTCAGGAAGAACAGGTTGTTCCAGCCCGATACCGTCAAGAGTTCCTGACTATTGCATGGGAACAGATTCATCTTAGAAGTATTTTTTCCCttccaatattttttctattggaGCTTTCCCTCATTCCTTTTATCGAGCATAATGATGCGAATCGGGCTTTAATGAGTTCTAATATGCAGCGCCAAGCAGTTCCGCTTTCTCAGTCCGAGAGGTGCATTGTTGGAACTGGACTGGAACGCCAAACGGCTCTGGATTCGGGGGTTTCCGCTATAGCCGAACACGAGGGGAAAGATCATTTATACTGACCCTCACAAGATCATTTTATCAAGTAATGGGGACACTACTATAAGTATAAGTATTCCATTAGTTATCTATCAACGTTCCAACAAAAATACTTGTATGCATCAAAAACCTCAGGTTCCGCGGGGTAAATGCattaaaaaaggacaaattttagCGGACGGTGCGGCTACAGTTGGGGGGGAACTTGCTTTAGGAAAAAAACGTATTAGTAGCTTATATGCCATGGGAGGGTTACAATTCTGAAGACGCAGTACTAATTAGCGAACGTCTGGTATATGAAGATATTTATACTTCTTTTCACATCCGGAAAATATGAAATTCAGACTCATGTGACAAGCCAAGGACCTGAAAGAATCACTAAGGAAATACCACATCTAGAGGCTCATTTACTCCGCAATTTAGACAGAAATGGAGTTGTGATGCTGGGATCTTGggtagaaacaggtgatattttaGTAGGTAAATTAACACCTCAGACAGCAAACGAATCGTCGTATGCTCCAGAGGATAGATTATTACGAGCCATACTTGGAATTCAGGTATCCACTGCAAAAGAAACTTCTCTAAAAACTACCTATAGGCGGAAGAGGTCGCGTTATTGATGTGAGATGGATCCGGAAAAAGGGGGTTCCTGTTATAATTCAGAAATGATTCGTGTATATATTTCACAGAAACGTGAAATCAAAGTAGGTGATAAAGTAGCTGGAAGACATGGGAATAAGGgtatcatttcaaaaattttgcCTAGACAAGATATGCCCTATTTGCAAGATGGAACACCTGTTGATATGGTCTTCAACCCATTAGGAGTACCATCACGAATGAATGTGGGACAGATATTTGAATGCTCGCTCGGGTTAGCGGGGGATCTGCTAAAGAGACATTATAGAATAGCACCTTTTGATGAGAGATATGAGCAAGAGGCTTCGAGAAAACTAGTGTTTTCCGAATTATATGAAGCCAGTAAGCAAACAAAAAATCCATGGGTATTTGAACCCGAATATCCGGGAAAAAAGCAGAATATTTGATGGAAGAACAGGAAATCCTTTTGAACAACCTGTTCTAATAGGAAAgtcctatatttttaaaattaattcatcAAGTTGATGATAAAAATCCATGGGACGTTCTAGTGGACATTACGCACTTGTTACACAACAACCCCTTAGAGGAAGGGCGAAGCAAGGGGGACAACGAGTAGGGGAAATGGAAGTTTGGGCTCTAGAGGGATTTGGTGTTGCTCATATTTTACAAGAGATGCTTACTTATAAAATCTGATCATATTAGAGCTCGTCAAGAAGTACTTGGTGCTACgatcattggaggaagagtatctAACCCAGAAGATGCTCCAGAATCTTTTCGATTGCTCGTTCGAGAACTACGATCTTTAGCTCTAGAAACTGAATCATTTCCTTGTATCTGAGAAGAACTTCCAGATTAATAGGAAGGAAGCTTGATCTGAATGAATCAGAATTTCTATTCTATGATTGACCGGTATAAACATCAACAACTTCGAATTGGACTAGTTTCTCCTCAACAAATAAAGGCTTGGGCCAACAAAATTTTACCTAATGGAGAGATAGTTGGAGAGGTGACAAAGCCCTATACGTTTCATTATAAGACCAATAAACCAGAAAAAGATGGATTGTTTTTGTGAAAGAATCTCTGGGCCATAAAAAGTGGAATTTGTGCTTGTGgaaaattatcgagtgattggaGCTGAAA comes from Musa acuminata AAA Group cultivar baxijiao unplaced genomic scaffold, Cavendish_Baxijiao_AAA HiC_scaffold_724, whole genome shotgun sequence and encodes:
- the LOC135663459 gene encoding LOW QUALITY PROTEIN: photosystem II CP43 reaction center protein-like (The sequence of the model RefSeq protein was modified relative to this genomic sequence to represent the inferred CDS: deleted 1 base in 1 codon), which encodes MTITLGKFTKEENDLFDIMDDWLRRDRFVFVGWSGLLLFPCAYFALGGWFTGTTFVTSWYTHGLASSYLEGCNFLTAAVSTPANSLAHSLLLLWGPEAQGDFTRWCQLGGLWTFVALHGAFALIGFMLRQFELARSVQLRPYNAIAFSAPIAVFVSVFLIYPLGQSGWFFAPSFGVAAIFRFILFFQGFHNWTLNPFHMMGVAGVLGAALLCAIHGATVENTLFEDGDGANTFRAFNPTQAEETYSMVTANRFWSQIFGVAFSNKRWLHFFMLFVPVTGLWMSAIGVVGLALNLRAYDFVSQEIRAAEDPEFETFYTKNILLNEGIRAWMAAQDQPHENLIFPEEVLPRGNLFNGTLALAGRDQETTGFAWWAGNARLINLSGKLLGAHVAHAGLIVFWAGAMNLFEVAHFVPEKPMYEQGLILLPHLATLGWGVGPGGEVMDTFPYFVSGVLHLISSAVLGFGGIYHALLGPETLEESFPFFGYVWKDRNKMTTILGIHLILLGLGAFLLVLKAVYFGGIYDTWAPGGGDVRKITNLTLSPSVIFGYLLKSPFGGEGWIVSVDDLEDIIGGHVWLGSICILGGIWHILTKPFAWARRAFVWSGEAYLSYSLGALSVFGFIACCFVWFNNTAYPSEFYGPTGPEASQAQAFTFLVRDQRLGANVGSAQGPTGLGKYLMRSPTGEIIFGGETMRFWDLRAPWLEPLRGPNGLDLSRLKKDIQPWQERRSAEYMTHAPLGSLNSVGGVATEINAVNYVSPRSWLATSHFVLGFFFFVGHLWHAGRARAAAAGFEKGIDRDLEPVLSMTPLS